One genomic segment of Salinigranum rubrum includes these proteins:
- a CDS encoding PstS family phosphate ABC transporter substrate-binding protein — MTDERNRLSDLVSRRKFIAATGAVGAAGLAGCSGQSGDSGSGGNSGGEGGGSTSTATDAPESGSGESMEGETESSSSSGSSSSLLTAEGSSTVYPISNKGSSYWNSNAPPSDGEYWGSNSESTVPGWSEIETDMLIADYFASQFGFEPTEQRSSPPFPTTVGLSHSGTGCEAVVDGLVDIGNSSGPITAELDWSEERRDETVVDNVVGRDGQPVVVSADVSEAGVTQLTGEQVRQIFQGEVSNWSELEGVDYDQEIFVIGRAEGSGTDTSFRLNMLGDADAPMEVDTRQGQNQQVAQLVQQNEGAIAYMALAFTGESVIPIGIDFEGTLYEPDPDAENTIFDSDYPLNRDLHMYTLIEESNPNGGGRDRREAAFINMFLTEFGQTVFVEQNNYIPLPTSDLEEFKSQLEPLMA; from the coding sequence ATGACGGACGAGCGCAATCGTCTGAGCGACCTGGTATCGCGGCGGAAGTTCATTGCGGCGACGGGCGCTGTCGGGGCCGCCGGCCTCGCCGGCTGCAGCGGGCAGTCGGGCGACAGCGGCAGTGGTGGCAACAGCGGCGGCGAGGGTGGCGGAAGCACGTCGACGGCGACGGACGCCCCCGAGAGCGGGAGCGGCGAGTCGATGGAGGGCGAGACCGAGTCGAGTTCGAGCTCGGGCTCGTCGTCCTCGCTGCTCACCGCCGAGGGGTCCTCGACGGTCTACCCCATCTCGAACAAGGGGAGCTCGTACTGGAACTCCAACGCGCCGCCCTCTGACGGCGAGTACTGGGGCTCGAACTCGGAGAGCACCGTCCCCGGCTGGTCGGAGATCGAGACGGACATGCTCATCGCCGACTATTTCGCGAGCCAGTTCGGCTTCGAGCCGACCGAGCAGCGCTCGAGCCCGCCGTTCCCGACGACGGTCGGCCTGAGCCACTCGGGGACCGGCTGTGAGGCCGTCGTCGACGGTCTCGTCGACATCGGCAACTCCTCGGGTCCCATCACGGCCGAACTCGACTGGAGCGAGGAGCGGCGTGACGAGACGGTCGTCGACAACGTCGTCGGCCGCGACGGCCAGCCGGTCGTCGTCAGCGCCGACGTCTCCGAAGCGGGCGTCACGCAGCTCACCGGCGAGCAGGTCCGGCAGATCTTCCAGGGCGAGGTCTCGAACTGGAGCGAACTCGAGGGCGTCGACTACGACCAGGAGATCTTCGTCATCGGCCGCGCCGAGGGCTCCGGGACGGACACCTCCTTCAGGCTGAACATGCTCGGCGACGCCGACGCGCCGATGGAGGTCGACACCCGGCAGGGCCAGAACCAGCAGGTCGCCCAGCTGGTCCAGCAGAACGAGGGCGCCATCGCGTACATGGCGCTGGCGTTCACGGGCGAATCGGTCATCCCCATCGGCATCGACTTCGAGGGCACGCTGTACGAGCCGGACCCGGACGCGGAGAACACCATCTTCGACAGCGACTACCCGCTGAACCGCGACCTCCACATGTACACGCTCATCGAGGAGTCGAACCCCAACGGGGGCGGCCGCGACCGGCGCGAGGCGGCGTTCATCAACATGTTCCTGACGGAGTTCGGACAGACCGTCTTCGTCGAGCAGAACAACTACATCCCGCTGCCGACGAGCGACCTCGAGGAGTTCAAGAGCCAGCTCGAGCCGCTGATGGCCTGA
- the pstC gene encoding phosphate ABC transporter permease subunit PstC, whose product MSTATDGERTGLQARVRRRAERLRDFVDDTSPGALVTIAVIAASLLAAFVGFLLVSSLTVVPFIVFLAASGYGWLRHQEETALILTLTTTVSTLLILGLIIVFIFLESVPVVQYESATVFGVTVPGLRMFIETRWDAVSSPVRYSMVPMIHGTVMVTIIATAVAAPLGVAAALFLSEIAPAVVREFVKPGVEILAGIPSIVYGFIGFTVLSPWASDQFDLTGQGTYLFVGVVVGLMALPTVVSVAEDALSSVPESMKSGSLAVGTTDWQTMTSITLPAAFSGVSAAVLLGVGRAIGETMAATVMLRGVPRLTEPLVNVFYGQETLTSLIARNYGEADGLQLDALFIAGVILFVTVLFISIGAQYIEWRMRRKLGGEA is encoded by the coding sequence ATGTCAACAGCTACGGATGGAGAACGGACCGGGTTACAGGCGAGAGTCCGGCGTCGGGCCGAGCGGTTACGCGACTTCGTCGACGACACCTCACCGGGAGCGCTCGTCACCATCGCGGTGATCGCGGCGTCGCTACTGGCGGCGTTCGTCGGCTTCCTGCTCGTCTCGTCGCTGACGGTCGTCCCGTTCATCGTGTTCCTCGCCGCGTCGGGGTACGGCTGGCTCCGTCACCAAGAGGAGACCGCGCTGATACTGACACTGACGACCACGGTATCGACCCTCCTCATCCTGGGGCTCATCATCGTGTTCATCTTCCTGGAGTCCGTCCCCGTGGTGCAGTACGAGTCCGCCACGGTGTTCGGTGTGACCGTCCCGGGGCTCCGGATGTTCATCGAGACGCGATGGGACGCCGTCTCCTCGCCGGTGCGGTACTCGATGGTCCCGATGATCCACGGGACGGTGATGGTGACGATCATCGCGACGGCGGTCGCCGCGCCGCTCGGGGTCGCGGCGGCGCTGTTCCTCTCGGAGATCGCTCCCGCGGTGGTGCGGGAGTTCGTGAAGCCGGGCGTCGAGATCCTCGCCGGCATCCCCTCTATCGTCTACGGGTTCATCGGCTTCACCGTCCTCAGCCCGTGGGCCTCCGACCAGTTCGACCTCACCGGCCAGGGAACGTACCTCTTCGTGGGTGTGGTCGTCGGCCTGATGGCGCTGCCCACCGTCGTCTCGGTCGCCGAGGACGCGCTCTCGTCGGTGCCCGAGTCGATGAAGAGCGGGTCGCTCGCGGTCGGTACGACCGACTGGCAGACGATGACCTCCATCACGCTTCCCGCCGCGTTCTCGGGCGTGTCGGCGGCGGTGCTGCTGGGAGTGGGCCGGGCCATCGGCGAGACGATGGCCGCGACGGTGATGCTCCGGGGAGTGCCTCGGCTCACGGAGCCGCTGGTGAACGTCTTCTACGGCCAGGAGACGCTCACGTCGCTCATCGCCCGCAACTACGGCGAGGCGGACGGGCTCCAGCTCGACGCGCTGTTCATCGCCGGCGTCATCCTCTTCGTCACCGTGCTGTTCATCTCGATCGGAGCGCAGTACATCGAGTGGCGGATGCGGCGCAAGCTGGGAGGTGAGGCCTGA
- the pstA gene encoding phosphate ABC transporter permease PstA encodes MAGATRSKLVEAETTGTDAVAAGAVGLSAILFVLSLAALFETVTISEPVAGIPVVTLIGGLLVLLGGAVITFGVGSRLGYVETQPSSGAGLIAAAVAGVAWFTVAGGAASQTLGLGTVGGVAGGVVVGGVAFAAAALTREDIGSTVPIGSLSLLTGLVFIADVIGPTWIWDLGWEQSASLTAEFVIPVATLFSTLFAGWAAAKAYGGFGARGRRMGAYTLIYLNALSIVAFLFILVAFVVVQGVPGLMTGVQFGAGVGPETTLFGFTFTWPIYVPFVMNGVALLNDFQGVLPAIVGTIWLVIGAVLFAVPLGVGAAVFLTEYAERGRFTQAVEVATNGLWSTPSIVFGLFGFAFLVPRFGNQKSLLAGMLTLGFMLLPLVVITSREAMIAVPDEYRDASVALGVTKWDTIRSVVLPAALPGVVTGVILGVGRIAGETAPILLTMAGGTFVPGAQTVDVIGGFEFTATPPFVANPELLQATSALPYQLFALITAGVGLGDNVTDPQGFRWATALVLLIVVLSFYAIGIATRYYFRSKLRYE; translated from the coding sequence ATGGCGGGCGCGACACGCAGCAAGCTGGTCGAGGCCGAGACGACCGGCACCGACGCCGTCGCCGCCGGAGCGGTCGGCCTCTCGGCAATCCTGTTCGTGCTCTCGCTCGCCGCGCTGTTCGAGACAGTGACGATCAGCGAACCGGTCGCCGGTATCCCGGTGGTGACGCTCATCGGCGGACTCTTGGTCCTGCTCGGCGGCGCGGTCATCACGTTCGGGGTCGGCTCACGGCTGGGCTACGTCGAAACCCAGCCGAGCTCCGGTGCCGGGCTGATCGCCGCCGCCGTCGCCGGGGTCGCGTGGTTCACGGTCGCCGGCGGGGCGGCGTCGCAGACACTCGGTCTGGGTACCGTCGGCGGCGTCGCAGGCGGGGTCGTGGTCGGTGGCGTCGCGTTCGCCGCCGCTGCGCTCACCCGCGAGGACATCGGCTCGACGGTTCCCATCGGGTCGCTGTCGCTCCTGACGGGGCTGGTGTTCATCGCGGACGTCATCGGGCCGACCTGGATCTGGGACCTCGGCTGGGAGCAGAGCGCCTCGCTCACCGCCGAGTTCGTCATCCCCGTCGCGACCCTGTTCAGCACCCTGTTCGCCGGCTGGGCGGCCGCGAAGGCGTACGGCGGCTTCGGGGCGCGCGGCCGACGCATGGGCGCGTACACGCTCATCTACCTGAACGCCCTCTCCATCGTCGCCTTCCTGTTCATCCTGGTGGCGTTCGTCGTCGTGCAGGGAGTCCCCGGCCTGATGACCGGCGTCCAGTTCGGCGCGGGTGTCGGTCCCGAGACGACGCTCTTCGGGTTCACGTTCACCTGGCCGATCTACGTCCCGTTCGTGATGAACGGCGTCGCCCTGCTGAACGACTTCCAGGGCGTCCTGCCCGCCATCGTCGGGACGATCTGGCTCGTCATCGGTGCGGTGTTGTTCGCGGTGCCGCTCGGCGTCGGTGCGGCGGTGTTCCTCACCGAGTACGCCGAGCGCGGGCGGTTCACCCAGGCGGTCGAGGTGGCGACCAACGGTCTCTGGAGCACGCCGAGCATCGTCTTCGGCCTGTTCGGCTTCGCGTTCCTCGTGCCCCGGTTCGGGAACCAGAAGTCGCTGCTGGCGGGGATGCTCACCCTCGGGTTCATGCTCCTTCCCCTGGTCGTCATCACGAGCCGCGAGGCGATGATCGCGGTGCCCGACGAGTACCGCGACGCGAGCGTGGCGCTCGGGGTGACGAAGTGGGACACCATCCGGAGCGTCGTCCTGCCGGCGGCGCTTCCGGGCGTCGTCACGGGCGTCATCCTCGGCGTCGGACGCATCGCCGGCGAGACGGCCCCCATCCTGCTGACGATGGCCGGCGGGACGTTCGTCCCCGGCGCGCAGACGGTCGACGTCATCGGTGGCTTCGAGTTCACCGCCACGCCGCCGTTCGTCGCGAACCCCGAACTGCTACAGGCCACCTCCGCGCTCCCTTATCAGCTGTTCGCGCTGATCACGGCGGGCGTGGGGCTGGGCGACAACGTCACCGACCCACAGGGGTTCCGGTGGGCGACGGCGCTCGTCCTTCTGATCGTCGTCCTGTCGTTCTACGCCATCGGCATCGCGACGCGATACTACTTCAGGAGTAAACTCCGCTACGAGTGA
- the pstB gene encoding phosphate ABC transporter ATP-binding protein PstB, protein MSETETTQTEEKRSDQPLQTTAGETEEETRPEWIDYRFDGKSKLTSESLDVFYGDDHAIKGVSMDIPENSVTALIGPSGCGKSTFLRCLNRMNDRIKAARIDGSVKLEGEEIYQDGVNLVELRKRVGMVFQSPNPFPKSIRDNISYGPRKHGDIEKGLVAKLLGRSDEEKEDELVERCLRDAALWDEVKDRLDDNALGLSGGQQQRLCIARALATDPEVLLMDEPASALDPIATSKIEDLIHKLSEDYTVVIVTHNMQQAARISDQTAVFLTGGELVEYGDTDKIFENPESQRVEDYISGKFG, encoded by the coding sequence ATGAGCGAAACAGAAACCACCCAGACGGAAGAGAAACGCTCGGACCAACCGCTTCAGACGACCGCCGGGGAGACCGAAGAGGAGACCCGACCCGAGTGGATCGACTACCGGTTCGACGGGAAATCGAAGCTGACGTCGGAGAGCCTCGACGTCTTCTACGGCGACGACCACGCGATCAAGGGCGTCTCGATGGATATCCCCGAGAACAGCGTCACGGCGCTCATCGGCCCCTCCGGCTGTGGGAAGTCGACGTTCCTGCGGTGTCTCAACCGCATGAACGACCGCATCAAGGCCGCACGGATCGACGGCTCGGTCAAGCTCGAAGGAGAGGAGATCTACCAGGACGGCGTGAACCTCGTCGAACTCCGCAAGCGCGTGGGCATGGTGTTCCAGTCGCCGAACCCGTTCCCCAAGAGCATCCGCGACAACATCTCGTACGGCCCACGGAAGCACGGCGACATCGAGAAGGGGCTCGTCGCGAAGCTGCTTGGCCGGAGCGACGAGGAGAAGGAGGACGAACTCGTCGAGCGGTGTCTCCGCGACGCGGCGCTGTGGGACGAGGTGAAAGACCGCCTCGACGACAACGCGCTCGGCCTCTCGGGCGGCCAGCAGCAGCGACTCTGCATCGCGCGGGCGCTGGCGACCGACCCGGAAGTGCTGTTGATGGACGAACCGGCGTCGGCGCTGGACCCCATCGCCACCTCGAAGATAGAGGACCTCATCCACAAGCTCTCGGAGGACTACACCGTCGTCATCGTGACCCACAACATGCAGCAGGCGGCGCGTATCTCCGACCAGACCGCCGTCTTCCTCACCGGTGGGGAACTCGTCGAGTACGGCGACACGGACAAGATCTTCGAGAACCCCGAGAGCCAGCGCGTCGAGGACTACATCAGCGGCAAGTTCGGGTGA
- a CDS encoding AbrB/MazE/SpoVT family DNA-binding domain-containing protein translates to METRKLQEVGGGTYTVSIPKEWAIARGLEAGTPVNLYSHLDGSIVVRSREKDGDGLSEITVEVDGSRTQVERALRAAQAVGFERVTLVAAEPFDAETCRAVRSLVRQFVGTELVDERDGRLVVRNLLDASDVSVRQSVVQLQYVALSIHERATTSFLDTDPGAYEQLRGRETEVDRLCGMVVRHFGRALVSLEEVDRVGASRPDLFEYYETARRLERVARNGLTIARVGRYLADPLPEAVVDELETVASTARGVVEGTSNAVLEGRDSERVHEILDTCVETRDSLAAFEEALADDRSAMPAGPTADVVAVARSLDALRRTLDHGSAIGDVALQGAMRRERL, encoded by the coding sequence ATGGAGACGCGGAAGCTCCAGGAGGTCGGCGGCGGGACCTACACGGTTTCGATCCCGAAGGAGTGGGCGATCGCTCGCGGGCTCGAAGCGGGGACGCCCGTCAACCTCTACAGCCACCTCGACGGCTCCATCGTCGTCCGGAGTCGTGAGAAGGACGGCGACGGGCTCTCGGAGATCACCGTCGAGGTGGACGGCAGCCGAACGCAGGTCGAACGCGCGCTCAGGGCGGCACAGGCCGTCGGCTTCGAGCGCGTGACGCTCGTCGCCGCGGAGCCGTTCGACGCCGAGACGTGTCGGGCGGTCCGGTCGCTGGTCCGACAGTTCGTCGGGACCGAACTCGTCGACGAACGCGACGGGAGGCTGGTCGTCCGGAACCTGCTCGACGCCTCGGACGTCTCGGTCCGGCAGTCCGTCGTCCAGTTGCAGTACGTCGCCCTCTCCATCCACGAGCGGGCGACGACCTCCTTCCTCGACACCGACCCCGGCGCGTACGAACAGCTCCGCGGGCGCGAGACGGAGGTCGACCGTCTCTGTGGGATGGTCGTCCGGCACTTCGGCCGCGCGCTCGTCTCGCTGGAGGAGGTCGACCGGGTCGGCGCGAGCCGCCCGGATCTGTTCGAGTACTACGAGACGGCCAGACGGCTCGAACGGGTCGCGCGCAACGGTCTCACCATCGCCCGCGTGGGACGGTACCTGGCCGACCCCCTCCCCGAAGCGGTTGTCGACGAACTGGAAACCGTCGCCAGCACCGCCAGAGGCGTCGTCGAGGGCACCTCGAACGCGGTCCTCGAAGGGCGGGACTCCGAGCGGGTCCACGAGATACTCGACACCTGCGTGGAGACGCGAGACAGCCTGGCCGCGTTCGAGGAGGCGCTGGCCGACGACCGGAGCGCGATGCCCGCCGGCCCCACGGCCGACGTCGTCGCCGTCGCGCGGAGCCTCGACGCGCTCCGGCGGACGCTCGACCACGGGAGCGCCATCGGCGACGTCGCCCTCCAGGGCGCGATGCGCAGGGAGCGGCTGTGA
- a CDS encoding halo transducer protein: MTDDAVDDAFGELSKVVSTPETRTELARIAFEEATETAEPVDHIDVVRARLDRFEERLERIEAHVPELGRELSELVGDSEADLYDTAVGIQRLTTAANRAQGAADELQVDLEEFERWVANPEVRHDEFADELDALDGSLDDLAGAVDAVADARAADGDDAETDTDPAVVWVDTSLRHRAVGLLFADLRTELDALREWPASGDDGTEADRVTELDGRLDDLDARWRALGDRLEGVARPAWHERYDDVLDGFEDAVDDFEPPLDWSEVQATLDAHRGRVDGLA; the protein is encoded by the coding sequence GTGACCGACGACGCGGTCGACGACGCGTTCGGCGAACTATCGAAGGTCGTCTCGACGCCGGAGACACGGACGGAACTCGCGCGTATCGCCTTCGAGGAGGCGACGGAGACGGCCGAACCGGTCGACCACATCGACGTCGTTCGGGCCCGACTCGACCGCTTCGAGGAACGGCTCGAACGCATCGAGGCGCACGTGCCCGAACTCGGCCGCGAACTCTCCGAACTCGTCGGCGACAGCGAGGCCGACCTGTACGACACCGCGGTCGGCATCCAGCGGCTCACCACCGCGGCGAACCGGGCGCAGGGGGCCGCCGACGAACTCCAGGTCGACCTCGAGGAGTTCGAACGTTGGGTCGCGAACCCCGAAGTCAGACACGACGAGTTCGCGGACGAACTCGACGCCCTCGACGGCTCGCTCGACGACCTCGCGGGTGCCGTCGACGCCGTCGCCGACGCGCGTGCGGCCGACGGCGACGACGCCGAGACCGACACGGACCCCGCCGTCGTGTGGGTTGACACGTCCCTCCGCCATCGGGCCGTCGGACTGCTGTTCGCGGACCTCCGAACCGAACTGGACGCCCTCCGGGAGTGGCCCGCGTCCGGAGACGACGGAACGGAGGCCGACCGCGTCACCGAACTCGACGGACGGCTCGACGACCTCGACGCGCGCTGGCGGGCGCTCGGCGACCGCCTGGAGGGGGTCGCACGTCCCGCGTGGCACGAGCGGTACGACGACGTCCTCGACGGGTTCGAAGACGCCGTCGACGACTTCGAGCCGCCGCTCGACTGGAGCGAGGTGCAGGCGACGCTCGACGCACACCGCGGGCGGGTCGACGGTCTCGCGTAG
- the phoU gene encoding phosphate signaling complex protein PhoU, which produces MARQAYQSRLQGLRDEVLYMGELVAEQLRSGFDALEEKDGELAQAVIDGDEEINELYLELEQECIDLIALQQPVAGDLRFIASSFKIITDLERIGDLATNLGGYALQAEHEAYPEVDIRRIGDETLEMLEQAMSAYANEDVDGCYAISEHDDEVDAMCQAASQTVVRSLLEADSLDQDVDETYQDVSRLFLTIRDLERVGDHAVNIAARTLYMVEQNDELLY; this is translated from the coding sequence ATGGCCAGACAAGCGTATCAGTCCCGCCTCCAGGGACTCCGTGACGAGGTCCTCTACATGGGCGAACTCGTCGCCGAACAGCTTCGCTCGGGCTTCGACGCCCTCGAAGAGAAAGACGGCGAGTTGGCACAGGCCGTCATCGACGGGGACGAGGAGATAAACGAACTCTACCTCGAACTCGAACAGGAGTGCATCGACCTCATCGCGCTCCAGCAACCCGTCGCCGGCGACCTCCGCTTCATCGCGTCGTCGTTCAAGATCATCACCGACCTCGAACGCATCGGTGACCTCGCGACCAACCTCGGCGGCTACGCCCTTCAGGCCGAGCACGAGGCCTATCCGGAGGTCGACATCCGACGCATCGGCGACGAGACGCTCGAGATGCTGGAGCAGGCGATGTCGGCGTACGCAAACGAGGATGTCGACGGCTGTTACGCCATCTCCGAGCACGACGACGAGGTCGACGCGATGTGTCAGGCGGCGAGCCAGACCGTCGTGCGCTCGCTCCTCGAAGCGGACTCGCTCGACCAGGACGTCGACGAGACGTACCAGGACGTCTCGCGGCTCTTTCTCACCATTCGTGACCTCGAACGGGTCGGCGACCACGCCGTCAACATCGCCGCGCGGACGCTCTACATGGTCGAACAGAACGACGAACTGCTGTACTGA
- the phoU gene encoding phosphate signaling complex protein PhoU, translating into MPRDAYQEDLRTLREDVVTFGERVSAQLDDALRAIETDDASLATTVIEGDDAINERYLELEGDCIDLIALQQPVASDLRFVTASFKIITELERIGDLATNLSAYVHSVERPHFPEVNLLDVGRLAREMVDEALDAYDAKDPDRAAAVVERDDELDGLCERTAETVILDLVETTETFGDDELTSLLTEVNLILLTLRDIERVGDHAVNIAARSFYMATNRTTLLY; encoded by the coding sequence ATGCCCCGCGACGCGTATCAGGAGGACCTCCGGACCCTCCGCGAGGACGTCGTGACGTTCGGCGAGCGGGTCTCGGCACAACTCGACGACGCGCTGCGCGCCATCGAGACGGACGACGCTTCCCTCGCCACGACGGTCATCGAAGGGGACGACGCGATCAACGAGCGGTATCTCGAACTCGAAGGCGACTGCATCGACCTCATCGCGCTCCAGCAACCCGTCGCCAGCGACCTCCGGTTCGTCACCGCCTCGTTCAAGATCATCACCGAACTCGAACGCATCGGCGACCTCGCGACCAACCTCTCGGCGTACGTCCACTCCGTCGAGAGGCCGCACTTCCCCGAGGTGAACCTGTTGGACGTCGGTCGACTCGCCCGCGAGATGGTCGACGAGGCCCTCGACGCCTACGACGCAAAGGACCCCGACCGCGCGGCGGCCGTCGTCGAACGCGACGACGAACTCGACGGCCTCTGTGAACGGACCGCCGAGACGGTCATCCTCGACCTGGTCGAGACCACCGAGACGTTCGGCGACGACGAACTGACGAGTCTCCTCACCGAGGTGAACCTCATCTTACTCACGCTCCGGGACATCGAACGGGTCGGCGACCACGCCGTCAACATCGCCGCCCGGTCGTTCTACATGGCGACCAACCGGACGACGCTGCTGTACTGA
- the pstB gene encoding phosphate ABC transporter ATP-binding protein PstB, with protein MSDKETQTMAESTGGETEDPSADDMLVQTDVSESVEQGRRPPAETVIRAEDISVYYNDVQALDGISMEIPENRVTAMIGPSGCGKSTFLRCVNRMNDLVDAARVEGNLYLRGKNVYDDDVDPVALRRRVGMVFQKPNPFPKSIYDNVAYGLEIQNKEGDYDAIVEESLKRAALWDEVKDKLDESGLDLSGGQQQRLCIARAIAPDPEVLLMDEPASALDPIATSKIEDLIADLAEEYTVVIVTHNMQQAARISDKTAVFLTGGELVEFDDTQKIFENPASQRVEDYITGKFG; from the coding sequence ATGAGCGATAAAGAGACACAGACGATGGCCGAATCGACAGGTGGCGAGACCGAAGACCCCTCCGCCGACGACATGCTCGTCCAGACGGACGTCAGCGAGAGCGTCGAGCAGGGGCGTCGCCCGCCGGCGGAGACCGTTATTCGCGCGGAGGACATCAGCGTCTACTACAACGACGTGCAGGCGCTCGACGGCATCTCGATGGAGATTCCCGAGAACCGCGTCACCGCGATGATCGGTCCCTCCGGCTGTGGGAAGTCGACGTTCCTCCGGTGTGTGAATCGGATGAACGACCTCGTCGACGCCGCCCGCGTCGAGGGGAACCTCTACCTCCGGGGGAAGAACGTCTACGACGACGACGTCGACCCAGTCGCGCTTCGACGGCGCGTGGGGATGGTGTTTCAGAAGCCGAATCCCTTCCCGAAGAGCATCTACGACAACGTCGCGTACGGATTAGAGATTCAGAACAAGGAGGGCGACTACGACGCCATCGTCGAGGAGTCGCTCAAGCGCGCGGCGCTGTGGGACGAGGTGAAGGACAAACTCGACGAGTCCGGACTCGACCTCTCGGGCGGCCAGCAGCAGCGGCTCTGCATCGCCCGCGCCATCGCGCCGGACCCGGAAGTGTTGCTGATGGACGAACCGGCCTCGGCGCTGGACCCCATCGCCACCTCGAAAATCGAAGACCTGATCGCCGACCTCGCCGAGGAGTACACGGTGGTCATCGTGACGCACAACATGCAACAGGCCGCACGCATCTCCGACAAGACGGCCGTCTTCCTCACCGGCGGGGAGTTGGTGGAGTTCGACGACACGCAGAAGATATTCGAGAACCCCGCGAGCCAGCGCGTCGAGGACTACATCACCGGCAAGTTCGGCTGA